The proteins below come from a single Ptychodera flava strain L36383 chromosome 6, AS_Pfla_20210202, whole genome shotgun sequence genomic window:
- the LOC139135290 gene encoding collagen triple helix repeat-containing protein 1-like, with translation MEMDLRTSTLSVFVFLITTSYGIVRSQGTSGSEQPRPNSCPAPAGVPGIPGTPGSPGRDGRDGFRGEKGEPGQAGHKGEVGERGEDALPRNIKQCAWNRINDGRDDGVIKECQFHKLSSTSALRVLWNGNFRARSSRGSCTRWYFTFDGAECSDPFPIDTVLHVHDNYNMYFGTSVEGLCFGIGAGRVDVEFRVATGCYSNNEADVYTGWQSVSRIIIEEVQVHS, from the exons ATGGAGATGGACTTGCGAACATCCACTTTGAGTGTTTTCGTTTTCTTGATAACTACCAGTTATGGGATTGTTAGATCGCAAGGGACCAGTGGCTCAGAACAG CCTCGCCCTAATAGTTGTCCAGCCCCTGCAGGTGTCCCAGGAATCCCTGGTACACCCGGAAGTCCAGGTCGTGACGGACGTGATGGGTTCAGAGGTGAAAAGGGTGAACCTGGCCAAGCAGGTCATAAAGGGGAAGTCGGAGAGAGGGGCGAAGACGCCCTCCCTCGGAATATAAAGCAATGTGCTTGGAATAGAATAAACGACGGTCGAGACGACGGAGTAATTAAG GAGTGTCAGTTTCACAAGTTATCGAGCACCTCTGCACTGCGTGTCCTGTGGAATGGTAACTTTCGTGCCAGGTCATCCAGAGGAAGCTGCACTCGTTGGTATTTCACGTTTGATGGCGCTGAGTGCAGCGACCCTTTTCCGATCGATACGGTCCTTCATGTCCATGACAACTACAACATGTATTTTGGCACATCAG TTGAAGGGCTGTGTTTTGGTATTGGAGCCGGGCGAGTTGATGTCGAATTTCGGGTAGCAACCGGCTGCTATAGTAACAATGAAGCAGATGTGTATACCGGCTGGCAGTCTGTCAGCAGAATTATTATCGAAGAAGTGCAAGTACATAGCTaa
- the LOC139135291 gene encoding collagen triple helix repeat-containing protein 1-like — MERTFMLGVLVILVAISGGIVKSQGTSGSEQPRSQSCPVPAGVPGIPGTPGSPGRDGRDGLRGEKGEPGQAGLKGEVGARGEDNLPRNIKQCAWDKINDGRDNGIIKECQFRKYSRTTALRVLWSGNIRAVSSGGSCTRWYFTFDGAECSDPFPIDTVLHVHNSYNMHFGTSVEGLCFGIGAGRVDVEFRVETGCSNHAAADAYTGWESVSRIIIEEVPIHI; from the exons ATGGAGCGAACATTCATGTTGGGCGTTTTGGTCATCTTGGTTGCGATCAGTGGCGGGATAGTAAAATCTCAGGGGACCAGCGGCTCTGAACAG CCTCGTTCTCAAAGCTGTCCAGTCCCTGCAGGTGTCCCGGGAATTCCTGGAACACCCGGAAGTCCAGGTCGTGATGGTCGCGATGGGTTAAGAGGTGAAAAGGGCGAACCTGGCCAGGCGGGTCTAAAAGGGGAAGTCGGAGCTAGAGGAGAAGACAACCTCCCTAGGAATATCAAACAGTGTGCCTGGGATAAAATCAACGACGGTCGAGACAACGGAATCATTAAG GAGTGTCAGTTTCGTAAGTACTCAAGAACCACCGCACTGCGTGTCCTGTGGAGTGGTAACATTCGTGCAGTGTCATCTGGAGGAAGCTGCACTCGTTGGTATTTCACGTTTGATGGCGCTGAGTGCAGCGACCCATTCCCAATCGATACGGTTCTTCATGTTCATAACAGTTACAACATGCATTTCGGCACATCAG TTGAAGGGCTGTGTTTTGGTATCGGAGCCGGGAGAGTTGATGTCGAGTTTCGGGTAGAAACCGGCTGCTCTAATCATGCTGCAGCAGATGCTTATACCGGTTGGGAATCTGTCAGCAGAATTATCATCGAAGAAGTGCCAATACACATCTAA